A genomic stretch from Theropithecus gelada isolate Dixy chromosome 2, Tgel_1.0, whole genome shotgun sequence includes:
- the GHSR gene encoding growth hormone secretagogue receptor type 1, whose protein sequence is MWNATASEEPGFNLTLADLEWDASPGNDSLGDELLRLFPAPLLAGVTATCVALFVVGISGNLLTMLVVSRFRELRTTTNLYLSSMAFSDLLIFLCMPLDLVRLWQYRPWNLGDLLCKLFQFVSESCTYATVLTITALSVERYFAICFPLRAKVVVTKGRVKLIIFVIWAVAFCSAGPIFVLVGVEHENGTDPWDTNECRPTEFAVRSGLLTVMVWVSSIFFFLPVFCLTVLYSLIGRKLWRRRRGDAVVGASLRDQNHKQTVKMLAVVVFAFILCWLPFHVGRYLFSKSFEPGSLEIAQISQYCNLVSFVLFYLSAAINPILYNIMSKKYRVAVFRLLGFEPFSQRKLSTLKDESSRAWTESSINT, encoded by the exons ATGTGGAACGCGACGGCCAGCGAAGAGCCGGGGTTCAACCTCACGCTGGCCGACCTGGAGTGGGATGCTTCCCCCGGCAACGACTCGCTGGGCGACGAGCTGCTGCGGCTCTTCCCCGCGCCGCTGCTGGCGGGCGTCACAGCCACCTGCGTGGCGCTCTTCGTAGTGGGCATCTCTGGCAACCTGCTCACCATGCTGGTGGTGTCGCGCTTCCGCGAGCTGCGCACCACCACCAACCTCTACCTGTCCAGCATGGCCTTCTCCGACCTGCTCATCTTCCTCTGCATGCCCCTGGACCTCGTTCGCCTCTGGCAGTACCGGCCCTGGAACTTGGGCGACCTGCTCTGCAAACTCTTCCAATTCGTCAGCGAGAGCTGCACCTACGCCACGGTGCTCACCATCACAGCGCTGAGCGTCGAGCGCTACTTCGCCATCTGCTTCCCGCTGCGGGCGAAGGTGGTGGTCACCAAGGGGCGGGTGAAGCTGATCATCTTCGTCATCTGGGCCGTGGCCTTCTGCAGCGCCGGGCCCATCTTCGTGCTAGTCGGGGTGGAGCACGAGAATGGCACCGACCCTTGGGACACCAACGAGTGCCGCCCCACCGAGTTCGCGGTACGCTCTGGACTGCTCACGGTCATGGTGTGGGTGTCCAgcatcttcttcttccttcctgtcttctgcCTCACAGTCCTCTACAGTCTCATCGGCAGGAAGCTGTGGCGGAGGAGGCGCGGCGATGCTGTCGTGGGCGCCTCGCTCAGGGACCAGAACCACAAGCAAACCGTGAAAATGCTGG CTGTAGTGGTGTTTGCCTTCATCCTCTGCTGGCTGCCCTTCCATGTAGGGcgatatttattttccaaatcctTTGAGCCTGGCTCCTTGGAGATTGCTCAGATCAGCCAGTACTGCAACCTCGTGTCCTTTGTCCTCTTCTACCTCAGCGCTGCCATCAACCCCATTCTGTACAACATCATGTCCAAGAAGTACCGGGTGGCGGTGTTCAGACTTCTGGGATTCGAACCCTTCTCCCAGAGAAAGCTCTCCACTCTGAAGGACGAAAGTTCTCGGGCCTGGACAGAATCTAGTATTAATACATGA